The following proteins are encoded in a genomic region of Zea mays cultivar B73 chromosome 9, Zm-B73-REFERENCE-NAM-5.0, whole genome shotgun sequence:
- the LOC103632007 gene encoding uncharacterized protein, with protein sequence MLKQEYYEVDESGIDYVITSAAKKWREFKADLKSKYFDETLSFEELIAKRDERVKESDWEWLITYWMSPEAEVRTNRGKDNRSKLTMSHAAGSKSYARVGHELAEQQGRPARRDEIYVRTHTRKNKEGDIVPLPGAEIFINKFEEVVAENPELKDRSIEDGDLYAHVFGEKEPRGRIRGLGLGPTPQDVGTPGTQMKISTKLQMALQARSQSEQEVRALRQDMNQMKEKMDQIYQMMVAAQGVQHIESPSQHGSNSRQNSRVHRSDEVAHGYNGNDHSPNMVEDDLQLTRRVASTMGRPRNREDVNTIEEQSRRRDIATMVPQRNHGSPQNADDNHVGKEVILYSMMRSEVPVAIANIISTDPTTKVADVPLGREFTQVFVTRVLKRESTLPRPYLGVESMGDALFMPVAWPTNKVILQPCILFM encoded by the exons ATGTTGAAACAGGAATACTATGAAGTGGATGAATCTGGTATAGATTATGTTATAACATCTGCAGCAAAAAAGTGGAGAGAGTTTAAGGCTGACCTAAAGAGCAAATATTTTGATGAAACATTGAGTTTTGAAGAGCTTATTGCTAAAAGGGATGAAAGGGTGAAAGAATCTGATTGGGAGTGGTTGATAACTTATTGGATGTCTCCAGAAGCCGAG GTTCGTACAAACAGAGGTAAAGATAATCGTTCAAAGCTGACTATGTCGCATGCAGCTGGTAGCAAGAGTTATGCTCGTGTGGGGCATGAACTG GCCGAGCAACAAGGACGCCCTGCGAGAAGAGATGAAATATATGTTAGAACACACACGCGTAAGAACAAAGAAGGGGATATTGTGCCTCTACCTGGAGCAGAAATATTCATT AATAAATTTGAAGAAGTTGTTGCTGAGAACCCAGAACTGAAGGACAGAAGTATTGAAGATGGTGATTTATATGCACATGTTTTTGGAGAGAAAGAACCAAGAGGTCGTATTCGTGGTTTAGGCTTAGGACCAACTCCACAAGATGTAGGCACTCCTGGAACTCAAATGAAAATATCAACAAAGCTTCAAATGGCATTGCAAGCTCGCAGTCAGTCTGAGCAAGAGGTTAGAGCCTTAAGACAGGATATGAATCAAATGAAAGAGAAAATGGATCAAATTTATCAAATGATGGTAGCAGCTCAAGGGGTGCAACATATAGAAAGCCCATCACAACATGGGTCTAATTCTCGACAG aaCTCAAGGGTGCATCGGTCAGATGAGGTGGCACATGGTTACAATGGTAATGACCATTCACCAAATATGGTTGAAGATGACTTGCAGCTTACTAGGCGAGTTGCAAGCACTATGGGCCGTCCAAGGAATCGTGAAGATGTTAATACTATTGAAGAGCAAAGTCGCAGGCGAGACATTGCAACAATGGTACCTCAAAGAAATCATGGATCACCTCAAAATGCAGATGATAATCAT GTTGGTAAAGAAGTCATATTATATTCTATGATGAGATCAGAAGTTCCTGTTGCAATAGCAAATATTATCTCAACCGACCCAACCACTAAGGTTGCAGATGTTCCTCTTGGAAGGGAGTTTACACAGGTTTTTGTGACTCGTGTGCTAAAAAGGGAAAGTACTCTACCACGACCATACTTAGGTGTAGAGAGTATGGGAGATGCTCTTTTTATGCCCGTTGCATGGCCAACGAACAAGGTAATACTACAACCTTGTATTTTATTTATGTAA